The Syntrophorhabdaceae bacterium DNA window AGATGAGGCGATTGCCCTTTCAAGATATATTGTGGAGAACACAAAAAATATCCAGGGAGGCGAGATTGTCCTGGCGCCTCCTTTTACATCATTACGTTCAGTTTACAATGTCATAGAAGGATCACATGTCAGGCTTGCTGCCCAGAATATGTATTTTGAAGAAAAGGGCGCATATACCGGTGAGATCTCACCTTCTATGCTCAAGGATGCAGGGTGCAAGTATGTTATCATCGGCCACTCAGAGAGGAGAAAATATTTTCTCGAAACCGATGAGAACATAAATATCAAGACAAAAAAGGCACTTGCATCTGGTCTTATGCCTATTGTGTGTGTGGGTGAAACATTGGAGGAGAGGGAAAAAGGCATTACAGAGTATGTTGTAGGCATTCAGGTAAAAAAAGCCCTTTATGGCATAGAAAAGATTAATGATATAGTCATAGCCTATGAACCTGTATGGGCTATTGGGACAGGAAAGAATGCAACTCCGGATGAGGCAGAGACAGTCCATAGGTTCATAAGGGATTTAATAAGGGGCTTATATGGTGGTGCCGCAGAGGATCAAAAGATCCTATACGGTGGAAGTGTAACCCCTGAAAATATAGGCTCACTTATAGAGATGAAAGATATTGATGGCGCCCTTGTCGGAGGTGCATCCTTGAAAGGAGAAGGATTTGTTGGTATAAT harbors:
- the tpiA gene encoding triose-phosphate isomerase, with product MRGWMVAGNWKMHNTIDEAIALSRYIVENTKNIQGGEIVLAPPFTSLRSVYNVIEGSHVRLAAQNMYFEEKGAYTGEISPSMLKDAGCKYVIIGHSERRKYFLETDENINIKTKKALASGLMPIVCVGETLEEREKGITEYVVGIQVKKALYGIEKINDIVIAYEPVWAIGTGKNATPDEAETVHRFIRDLIRGLYGGAAEDQKILYGGSVTPENIGSLIEMKDIDGALVGGASLKGEGFVGIINKVVEKR